Proteins encoded in a region of the Salmo trutta chromosome 34, fSalTru1.1, whole genome shotgun sequence genome:
- the LOC115173262 gene encoding IgGFc-binding protein, translating into MKGSLQCFVVLLLGGLCSAGPAGKEFATAFMQNYIEDYKGSSFKIEVASPPISLQPTKVKVTALGKDYEKTVDPGKSVTFDLPKGVEMIGSKKNFPTVLIEASQEVTVLSFNYKKETADTSVVYPLKDWGTEYFIFTPMSTAGDRFSKEFSIINYKEKNFGVEVYLTGPVTFQRQKYFAGSKLTIDLMPFESVQIQSQFDLSGTNVISKFPVGVLSGHSCAKKYTGCNHVYEQLQPVKSWGKEFIVAPLPFHKDINRYDSLYIQTSQFTQVKVIQTGIDYLTLPMFPGQTLELIVTWPNSYYLSADKGIQVLYEFNGGDIGKKQYYDPFLFTILPTDQFSTSYALEGQAGFHNMFVMVALTKDLGGFTVDKLPMPLNIEWHKVGGTEYSWAEVLYGTGASFQQIAHANSPFAIYSIGGAYANGYGSPASGNPDVPECPENSHYEVCGRGCPATCEDPEGPSMCKTSCVKSCMCDKGYVLNGTKCVPLSQCGCLYNDKYYKNGQVFHPNGLCQEECTCNGKVKCVKFSCGPHETCEVKNGVRDCQAVGKGVCTISGDPHYKTFDNSLYDFQGTCTYTAAQGCYLEGTRLNPFSVVVENEKWYAMSNNPKVSVAKLVAVEVYGNTLVLRRNQAGMIMVNGIMMSLPVNLNNGTVQAYQEGTYDVITTDFGLRVTYDLVYHIVVTVPGNYRGKTCGLCGNFNDNKTDEFQLPDGKVTKNLLTFGAAWKISVPHVVCEDGCSGEFCPKCGAKKKLIFEADCSIITNPQGPFVACHNVIDPTSYFRDCVYDVCLSEGDRKVLCQSISAYMIDCQDFGVNISNWRTATFCPLDCPANSHYQSCSEICATPCPGLSDIITCPTTCAEGCACNADYYFNGTGCVKWDLCSCYHKGHTYKIGESVLSEDCQELCTCTASGDVKCEATKCKADESCQVKDGHRGCYLKKCLLETNGAFTLFNGRSGAISAMGAYEIIKVCDNALVEEWFRVVVTLQDCGKTGLKSVVAVYVYFNDLIVTVNSKHETWINGKKVTLPRLLSNEVSVMVSDKIVMIERMSGLQVSYSLSQEIIVTVSAHMADKVCGACGRLNPSGDIPGPSLNWTMQEYMDGWNAPDFPTCSGSL; encoded by the exons ATGAAGGGGTCACTGCAATGCTTCGTGGTTCTGCTGCTTGGTG GACTTTGCTCTGCTGGGCCAGCAGGGAAAGAGTTTGCCACAGCCTTCATGCAAAATTATATTGAAGACTATAAAGGCTCAAGCTTTAAGATTGAAGTGGCatctccccccatctccctccaACCCACTAAGGTCAAGGTAACTGCCCTTGGGAAGGACTATGAGAAGACAGTTGACCCTGGTAAAAGCGTGACCTTTGACCTACCCAAAGGAGTAGAGATGATTGGCAGCAAGAAGAACTTCCCCACTGTCCTGATCGAAGCTTCCCAGGAGGTCACAGTGTTGTCATTCAACTACAAAAAGGAAACAGCTGACACCTCTGTCGTCTACCCCTTGAAGGACTGGGGAACAGAGTATTTCATCTTCACCCCCATGTCGACCGCTGGTGATAGGTTCTCCAAAGAGTTTTCCATCATCAACTACAAAGAGAAGAACTTTGGGGTTGAGGTCTATCTGACTGGCCCGGTGACATTCCAAAGGCAAAAGTATTTTGCAGGCAGCAAGCTGACAATCGATCTTATGCCCTTTGAGAGTGTACAGATTCAGAGCCAGTTTGATCTGAGTGGCACCAACGTGATTTCTAAGTTTCCAGTAGGAGTTCTCTCAGGACACAGCTGTGCTAAGAAATATACTGGCTGCAACCACGTCTATGAGCAGCTCCAGCCCGTTAAGAGTTGGGGGAAGGAATTCATTGTTGCACCACTACCTTTCCATAAAGACATCAACAGATATGATAGTCTTTACATCCAAACATCTCAGTTCACTCAAGTCAAAGTGATTCAAACTGGTATCGATTACCTTACACTACCAATGTTCCCAGGACAAACGTTGGAGCTCATTGTCACCTGGCCAAATTCCTATTACTTGAGTGCTGACAAAGGCATTCAGGTCCTGTATGAGTTCAATGGAGGTGACATAGGAAAGAAGCAATACTACGACCCTTTTCTGTTCACCATTCTACCAACTGATCAATTCAGCACTTCATACGCTCTAGAAGGGCAAGCTGGCTTCCACAACATGTTCGTAATGGTGGCTCTTACCAAGGACCTGGGTGGGTTCACGGTAGACAAGCTTCCAATGCCCTTAAACATCGAGTGGCACAAAGTGGGCGGAACCGAGTACTCATGGGCTGAGGTCTTGTATGGCACTGGAGCTAGCTTCCAGCAGATAGCCCACGCTAACTCCCCATTCGCTATCTACAGCATTGGTGGGGCTTATGCCAATGGCTATGGATCCCCTGCCTCTGGTAACCCAG ATGTCCCTGAATGCCCAGAGAACAGCCACTATGAGGTGTGTGGAAGGGGCTGCCCTGCCACCTGTGAAGACCCAGAAGGTCCCTCCATGTGCAAAACCAGTTGTGTGAAGAGCTGTATGTGTGACAAGGGCTATGTACTTAATGGAACAAAGTGTGTGCCCCTCTCGCAATGTGGTTGTCTTTACAATGATAAATACTACAAAAATGGCCAAGTCTTCCATCCCAATgggctctgtcaggaggagtgcACATGCAATGGCAAG GTGAAGTGTGTGAAGTTCAGCTGTGGCCCCCATGAGACGTGTGAGGTGAAGAATGGTGTCAGGGATTGCCAGGCTGTTGGAAAGGGAGTCTGCACCATCTCAGGTGACCCACATTACAAGACCTTTGACAACAGCTTATATGACTTCCAAGGTACCTGCACCTACACTGCAGCTCAAGGCTGCTATCTAGAGGGGACACGCCTCAACCCCTTCTCTGTTGTGGTGGAGAATGAGAAGTGGTACGCCATGTCAAATAATCCAAAGGTATCTGTTGCCAAGCTTGTGGCTGTAGAAGTCTATGGCAATACCCTGGTTCTAAGGAGGAATCAAGCAGGAATGATAATG GTAAATGGAATTATGATGAGCCTCCCTGTGAATCTTAACAACGGAACAGTGCAGGCCTACCAAGAGGGCACCTATGATGTCATCACAACAGACTTTGGCCTGAGAGTCACCTATGACCTTGTGTACCACATCGTTGTCACTGTCCCTGGCAACTACCGCGGCAAGACCTGTGGTCTGTGTGGCAATTTCAATGATAACAAGACTGATGAGTTTCAACTGCCTGATGGGAAAGTAACCAAGAACCTCCTGACCTTTGGGGCAGCCTGGAAGATCAGTGTGCCACATGTGGTTTGTGAGGATGGCTGCAGCGGAGAATTCTGCCCGAAGTGTGGGGCAAAGAAGAAACTCATTTTTGAGGCTGACTGTAGCATCATCACAAACCCTCAAGGTCCCTTCGTTGCCTGCCACAATGTGATAGACCCCACCTCTTACTTCAGAGATTGTGTCTATGATGTCTGCTTGTCTGAGGGAGACCGCAAGGTTCTCTGTCAAAGCATATCAGCATACATGATTGACTGCCAGGACTTTGGGGTGAACATCAGTAACTGGAGAACAGCAACCTTCTGTC CCCTGGACTGTCCTGCCAACAGCCACTACCAGAGCTGCTCTGAGATCTGTGCCACCCCATGTCCCGGCCTCTCTGACATTATCACCTGCCCCACCACCTGTGCTGAGGGCTGTGCCTGCAATGCAGACTACTACTTCAATGGGACAGGCTGTGTTAAGTGGGACCTGTGCAGCTGTTACCACAAAGGACACACCTACAAG ATTGGTGAGTCTGTGTTGTCAGAGGATTGCCAGGAGCTCTGCACCTGCACTGCCTCTGGTGATGTGAAGTGTGAGGCCACCAAGTGCAAGGCTGATGAGAGCTGCCAGGTCAAGGATGGTCACCGGGGCTGCTATCTCAAAAAGTGTTTGTTGGAGACTAATGGCGCCTTCACCCTTTTCAATGGAAGAAGTGGCGCAATCTCAGCCATGGGGGCCTATGAGATCATCAAAGTTTGTGACAATGCTCTTGTGGAAGAGTGGTTCAGAGTGGTGGTGACCTTGCAGGACTGTGGGAAGACTGGCCTCAAGAGTGTTGTTGCGGTGTATGTCTACTTTAATGACCTGATTGTCACTGTCAACAGCAAGCATGAAACATGG ATAAACGGTAAGAAGGTGACTCTACCACGCCTGCTGAGTAATGAGGTCTCAGTGATGGTCTCTGACAAGATAGTGATGATTGAGAGGATGTCAGGCCTTCAGGTGTCATACAGCCTTTCTCAGGAGATCATAGTGACAGTGAGTGCCCACATGGCTGACAAGGTGTGTGGAGCGTGTGGAAGACTGAATCCTTCAGGAGACATCCCGGGCCCTAGTCTCAACTGGACTATGCAGGAATACATGGACGGCTGGAATGCACCGGACTTCCCAACCTGCAG TGGCAGCCTTTGA